TGTCCAGCAGGTCGGTGTCGGTCAACTGGTTGCCGTTGGTCAGGAAGACCATCACCGTCTGCCGCTCGGGGTAGTAGCGCACCTCCGACTCGAAACCGTCGTAGGAGCCGGTGTGGCCATAGGCCGTGCCCCAGCGGTCGTCCCAGATCTCCAGCCCCATGGCATAGGCGGTTTCCAGGTCGGTGGTGGTCTGCATGGTCTTCAGCATGGCCGGCGACAGCAGCCGCCCGTCGCGGAACAGGGCGAAGGCGAACCGCTCCAGATCCTCCGCCGTGGTCACCAGCGGCCCGTCGCCGGTGATCGACGTCCAGGAATAGGTGCTGACGTCCCCGTCCTCTTCCGTGTAGCCGTGGGCCAGGGTGGGATCGCGGAAATTGCCGGCCCCCACCGTGGTGGCGGTCATGCCGGCGGGGGCGAAGATGCGCCGCTTCAGCGACTCGGCGAACGAGGTGCCGTCCGCCGTCTCCACCACCTGTCCCAGCAGCACGTAATTGCTGTTGGAATAGTCGTAGACCTGCCCCGGACGCCCCGGCGGCTTTTCCCCGCGGGCGAAGGCCATGGATTCGGCGGCGGTCCAGATGTGGTCGGGCCGTTCGCTGCTGGCGTCGGAAAACCGCTCGTTCAGGTAATCGGGGATGCCCGAGGTGTGGGTCAGCACCTGTTCCAGCGTGGCCGACTTGATGTTGGCGATGCGGTCGGTGGGCATGGTGCCCAGCAGCCCGGCGATGGGCGACGACAGCGCCAGCCGCCCCTCCTGCACCAGTTGCAGCGTCGCCACCGCGGTCGCCATCTTGCCGACCGAGGCCACGTAGAACCGCGACTGCGGGGTCATGGTCACCGCCTTTTCGCTGTCGGCCATGCCGGCGGCCACCACGCTGCGCCCCATGGGCCCCGACACCAGAAGCACGCCGCCGGACAGCGATTCCGCCTTGATGAAGCGGTTCAGCATGCCCTGAAAATTCTGCGCCCGCACCGGCCCGGCCAGCACCAGCACCACCACCATCAGCACGAACGGCAACCATCCGGCGGCCCGGCCGCGCAACCCCATAGCAGTCATCGCCCAATCCCTCTCGACACCATCGGTGTAGCTGGGGGAGGATGCACCGGATACGCCAAAAGACGCCATCCTTCCGGCGTATTTTTGCGCGATATCTGCCTTGCCGACACACTCTTGCTCACCGCATTGCGAATCATGACCCGTTCCGTGCTTTTGCTGGTTGCCTGCCTCGGCCTGGCCCTGGGCCTTGTTGGGGTTTCGTGGAGCACCCCCGCGGCGGCGGGGGCGCCGGTGGCCCTGGTGGTGGGCAACGGCGCCTATGTGGAAGCCGCCCCGTTGGCGAATCCGCCCAACGACGCCCGCGCCGTCGCCGCATCCCTCACCCGCCTCGGCTTCGAGGTGATCGAGGGCTACGACCTGGACAAGCGCGGGCTGGAGGCGGCGCTGCGCCGCTTCGGCGAGCGGGTGCCCAACGCCGACATCGCCTTCGCCTTCTTCGCCGGCCACGGGCTGCAGGTGGCGGGCAAGAACTATCTGGTGCCGGTGGACGCCAAGCTGGTCCGCGAACAGGATCTGCGGTACGAGGCCGTGCCCATGGACACCCTGCTGGAAGAGATGCAGGGTGCCCGCAAGGTCCGCATCATGGTGCTGGACGCCTGCCGCAACAACCCGTTCGGCGACCGCATGGCGCGGTCCATGGGGGCGGGGCGCTCGGCGGCGGTGGGCCGCGGTCTGGCGCGGGTGGAGGGCTTGAGCGTCGATACGCTGGTGGCCTATGCCACCGCCGCCGACGACATCGCGCTCGACGGCAACGACAGCAACAGCCCCTTCACCACGGCCCTGCTCCAGCACATGGAAACGCCGGGCCTGGACGTGCGGCTGCTGTTCGGGCGGGTGCGCGATTCGGTGATCTCTCAGACCAACGGCAAGCAGCAGCCGTTCATCTACGGCTCGCTCGGCGGGTCGGAGGTGATGCTGAAGCCCGGCCCCACCCAGGCCGCGGCAGCGGCGGCATCCGCCGGCGCGCCGGCCCGTCAGGCGGGGGCCCCGGCGGCGGACACCACGCTGGAGGTGGTGTTCTGGAACAGCATCAAGGACAGCGCCAACCCCGCCGATTTCACCGCCTATCTGGAACAATACCCCAACGGCGCCTTCGCTCCCCTGGCCCGCAACCGTCTGCGCGCCACCGGCGCGCAAGGGGGAACTGCCGGGACGGCGCCGGGCGGGGCGGCACAGCCGCCGGCCCCGGCCGGCACGCGGGTGGCCCAGACGGTGACGCCCGTCCAGCTTTCCCCCGCCGGCCTGCCGCCCAGCATGGCCCCGGCACCCGCCGCCCCGGCGCCCGTGACGCAGACGGCGCCCGTGACGCAGACGGCGGCGCTGTCGCCCGCCGCGGTGCCGCCCACCGTCACCGGGGTCAACGGTGGCGGGGGCGAATGCCGCGCGGGGGAACGGCTCTTCGCCTTTTCCGACGATGCCTGGTATCCGGCCACCGTACGCGGACCGGCGGGGCGCCCCGGTTTCTGTGTGGTGCGCTTCGACGGCTATTCGGAGGACGAGGACGAGGTGGTTTCCCCCGACCGCATCCGTCCGTTCGCCGGCGGCGGCCCCGGCCTGCCGGTCGGGGCGTGCAGCGCCGGGGTGGCGGTGGTCGCCGAAAGCGATGCCGTCTGGTATCCCGCCACCATCGTCAAGGGCACGGCCCAGGGCTGCACCGTGCGCTACGACGATCCCGGCATCAACGGCGAGAGCCTGCCGCTGGCGCGGCTGCGGACCCGCCCGTAAGCGGAACGGGCGGCGCCTGGCCCAGAACGGCGCCCACGGCCTTCAGCGGTCCGTGCGCGTCGCAGACGATCTTGAACACCGCCAGGATCGGCACCGCCAGCAGCGCCCCCGGCACCCCCCACATCCAGCCCCAGAACAGGATCGACACGAACACCGCGATGGGGTTCAGCGCCAGCCGCCGCCCGACGATCAGCGGGGTGAGCACGTTGCCTTCCAGCGTGGTCAGGGCGACGAAAACCACCGGCGGCACCAGCATCTGGGCCGGGGTGTCGAAGGTCAGCGCGCCGGCCAGGGCCAGGATCACGGTCACCACGCCCGGCCCGATGAAGGGGATGTAGTTCAGCACCCCCGCCAGCGTGCCCCACAGGGCGGGGTTGGGCAGCCCCACCGCCCACATGGCCCCGGCGGTGGCCAGCCCCAGGCAGATGTTGATGATGGTGATGGTCGCCAGATAGGCGGCGATGTTCTGCTGCACCGTGGCGGCCAGCAGGGCGTAATGCACCCGGTCGTCCACCGACCGCATGGTGCCGATGACGGTTTCCAGGCTGATCCGCCCGCGCGCCAGGAAAAAGTACAGCAGCACCAGCATGATCACCACGTTGGCGATCACCGCTTCGGTGTGGCTCAGCACCTGGCGGGCCAGCGACGGGCCGCGGATCACCACCTCCTGCGGGTTGGAGGGGCCGGCGATGGATTCGATCTGTTCCGACGCCTTGCGGGCGCGGTCCAGGCTTTCCCGGATGTCCGACAGCTTGACCTGCAGGTCGTTGACCAGCCGCGGCATCCGCTCCACCCACGCGGCGGCGGGGATGCTGAGCGTGGTGAAGGCGACGCCCCCGGCGGTGCACACGCCCACCACCACCACCGCCGCCCCCAGCCAGTCGGGCAGCCCGCAGCGGTACAGCCCCCGCACCACCGGGCGCAGCAGCAGGCTGAGCAGCAGCGCCAGACAGATGGGCAGCAGCACGTCGCGCCCGAAATAGACGGTGTAGAGCAGGGCCAGGATGAACAGCCCCACCACCCCCACCGTCAGCGCCGGGGGGCTGGGCCGGACGGGGGGCGGAACCCCGGCGGCGTCGGGGGCGGGAGCGGGGGAGGGCGCGGGATCGGTCATGAAACCGGTAACGCGCCGGACGGCATTTGGTTCTCAGCCCGTTTGCCGCTTGACGGGGCATCCCCATATGGGTTGCCTGTGGTGCCATCGGACCAGAAGGGGAAGACAGACGATGATGCGCGTGAGCCTGACCGGCCTTGCCGCCGGCCTGATGACGGCGGGGCTGCTGGCCGGGGCGGCGTCGGCGGAAACCGTGGGGTGCGTCGATACCGCCTTCAAGCTGCTGGGCGCCAACCACAAGATCTGCATCGAGGCGTTCGACGATCCCGAAATTCCCGGCGTGGCCTGCCATCTGTCCCAGGCGCGGACGGGGGGGATTTCCGGTTCCCTGGGGCTGGCGGAAGACCCGTCGCGCTTCTCGCTGGCCTGCCGTCAGGTGGGGCCGATCACGCTTCCGGCCAAGCTGCCGGCCAAGAAGGAGGTGTTCGACGCCAGCACCGGCATCTTCTTCAAGGAAACCCGCGTGGTGCGGCTGTACGACAAGAAGCGCAACACGCTGGTGTACCTGTCCTATTCCACCAAGCTGGTGGACGGCAGCCCGATGAACGCCATCTCCAGCGTGCCGGTGATGCCGTGGACCGGCAACGCCCCCACCGCCGAGGTCCGCAACTAGGGGGGCTAACCCTCCAGATAACCCAGCCGCACCGCCGTCTGCCCGACATGCACCCGGCGGGCCGGCATGATCATCACGCAGGCGTCGTAGGGGGTGGCCACCGGCTCCGCCCCGTCATAGGCGATGACGGTCCCGCGGACGGGGACCACCTCCATCCCCGCCAGCGGCTGGGTGAAGGCGAAACGCCCGGTGGCGGCGGTGACGGTGTGGGTGACGGTGACGAACCGCTGGGGTGGGGCGGGGGATGCCGCCAGCCCGGCGGCCAGCGGTTCGGGCAGGCGGTCCCTGTCCAGCATGTCCAGCGCCAGCAGGAAACGCAGGCACGCGGTCTCGGCCATCGCCGCGGTTTCCGGCCGCCAGTGCTGGCCGCATTCCACCAGGACGGCGGCGGCCGTGCCGCCGGGATCGGCGAAGGGGCCGTGTTCGATCAGCCGCCGGCCCGCGGCGTGCCCCGCATCGGCCACCACCCAGCCGGGCGCGCCCATGCGCCGGGCGAGTTCCCGCCCGCGGGGCTGCATGCCGCACAGGATCATCGGCGGCGATTCGCCACCCATGGAATGAAGGTCCAGCAGGGCGTCGGCGGATTCATAGAAGGGGCGCAACTGCCGCGCCCGGCGCAGCTCCTGGCTGGTGCGCGGCCCGTCCAGCACGCTGCCGGTCCACAGGCGGTTCATGTCCTCGTCCAGGAAACGGCTGGCATAGGGATGAGCGGGATCGAAACGGTGATAGGCGGCGGTGTTCGCCAGAACCAGCGTCAGGCGCCCCCGCGCAGGCCGCAGCCCCAGCCGCAGCAGCCGTCCGATGGCCGCCGCCCCGGCGATCTCGTTGCCGTGCAGGATGGCGTTGATCAGCGCATGGGGCCCCGGACGTCCGCTGTCCAGGGCCGTGACGTAATCGATGCCGCTGTTGCCGCGCCGGTAGGGCGCGATGTCGGTGGGCGTGACCGGAATGACGGGGCTGACGATCGGGAACAAGGGGGGGAGCGTCCGGCGCTGGGCTGGGGCCTTGTGGTCAAGGCCGGTGTCGGGGGCTTGGCGCCCCGAGTATGTCCAACGCCCGTCCGTGATGCCAGCCCCCGTCAGAACAGTTCCACCTCGTCGTCGTCGGTTCCGGCGCGCGTCCCGAAGGACGCGGCGATCTGCCCGTCCTCGCCCAGGATGGTGATCGGCATGTCCTGCGCGTCGGCGGCGATCTGCAGCGCCAGTTCCATCAGGGCCGCATGGCTGCTGGCCACGTGAATGTGGGACTGGCGGCGCAGGGCGGGGATCAGGGTGACGCTGACGCACATGGTGGCGGCTCCTTTGGCGAAGAGGACGGGGTGGACAGGGGGACGTGCGTCCCCCTCAGTTCCCGGCCCAGGTCGGGCGGATCAGGGGCGGCAGTGGGGGCAGGGGTTTGCCGGCCACGCCGTATTCCAGCTTTGCCGCGGCGGTGAACAGATACAGGCGGTTCTGATCCGACTCGCTCATGGCCAGATGGCGCAGGCGTTCGGCGATTTGCAGCATTTCATTGCAGTTGTTCAGTTCCATGATCGTCCTCCGGCCGGGTGCCAGCTTTTTGATGCCAATGACGGGAAGAAGCGTGCTCCAGGGTTGTTGCGGGCCGTTCGTGGTTTATTGGGGCTCCGTGGTCCGCAATTCCTGGTGTTTGCTTCGATTTTTTCCGGTGTTTGCTTTTCTCATCGTTCCTTGATTTGGTAAAAGCAAAGCCCGTGCCGGTTTTGAACACTAATAAAATCGGCGTAGTTTCCGTATGGTCTTTGGGGCTAACTGTTTGCTCACATTGGTTTTTGGCGGCAAAAAACGGTGAAGCGCCGTTAACCATTGCGGTGCGCAGGCTGCGGCAGGCGCTGTGCGGTTTCCGTCTTGCTGTGCATTTTGCGATTCCGGCGCCGGCGCCGGTGCGGATTGTGACGGTTTTCCATCGACGCACGGCGGCAAAGGGGCTATAGCCAAAGCTTATCCCGGTGACACATGGGTATGCGCCCCAACCGCGGGGCCGGGGGAACGATGAGCTTTGTGATCGAGGATGTCCTCGTTCGCCATGATCCGGCGGGCCGGCGCGTGCCGGTTCTGTTCGATTCGCCCCACAGCGGCACCGTCTACCCCGCCGGCTTCACCTTCGCCTGCCCGCTGGTCCTGCTGCGCCAGACCGAAGACGCCTATGTGGACGAGCTGTTCGCCGCAGCACCCGAAGCCGGGGTGACGCTGCTGGCGGCCTTGTTCGCGCGTGCGTGCGTGGACGTCAACCGGGCGGTGGACGACATCGACCCGGCGATTCTGGACGGGGCGTGGCCGGACCCGCTGCGCCCGTCACCGCGCAGCGCCCATGGGCTGGGGCTGATCCGCACCCTGTGCCGTCCGGGCGTGCCGCTGTACGACGGCCGCCTGCCGGTGGCGGAGGTGGCGGAGCGCATCGCCCGCTATTACCACCCCTATCATTTCCAGGTGTCGAGCGTGCTGGACGGGCTGGCCGTCCGTTTTGGCGGGGTGTGGCATGTGAACTGCCATTCCATGCCGTCGCGTCTGGGCTGGGACAGCCCGCGGCCCGTGGGGGTGGATTTCGTCGTCGGCGACCGCGACGGGGCCAGCAGCGAGCCGGAATTCGTCGCCTTCATCGCCGCCGAATTGCGCGGCATGGGCTATACGGTGGCCGTCAACACCCCGTTCAAGGGGGTGGAACTGGTCAGCCGCTACGCCAACCCGGCGCGCAACCGCCATTCCGTGCAGCTTGAGATCAACCGCAGCCTTTATATGGATGAGGAGACGCTCCAGCGCCACGCCGGCTTCGAGCCGCTGCGCCGGTCGCTGTCCACCCTGGCCGCGCGCATCGCCGATTACGCCGAGGCCAACGTGGCCCGCCGAGCGGCGGAATAGCACACCAAAAAGGCCCCGCCGGTGGACGGGGCCTTTATCCTGTGGCAGGCGTTCAGTGCCCGCGGTTCCGGGCGATGGCGGCGTCGCGCTTGTTGTAGTGGGACACCACCTGCCCGAAAATATAGCCCAGCGAACCGAAGAAGATGATCCAGCCGACCACGTAGAAGGCCGAGTCCACCGCCCGCGACGCCGCGAACAGGCCGAAGAAGCCGAGCAGGCCGATGAGCCCGCCGCTGATCCACTTGCCAGTACCCGCCACGCCCAATCTCCTGTCTGTCTCGTAAGGAATGCCGATACCCGCCGCCGCGGGCCTGTCGGGTGCGGAGTGTGCGATATGGTCGCAGGCAAATCAATCCGCATTCCCACCACCGGCGCTCAAGTTTGCCACGAATTCCCCTCGCCACCGCCGTCATGTTCGGAATGTTCGTTGCGCGGTTAAGATATTTGCATACGGAACCGTCTTTTTGGCATCATTCCTTCCGATGGACCTTTCGGGGCATGATGCCCGGATCGGCGACAGGCAAAGCGCGGCATCAAGCGCTGGAGGATATGGGAAAATGACCGTTATCGGGAACTCGGCGGCCAGCCGGGACAAGGCGTTCTGTTTCCACCCCTACACCAACCTGAAAGCCCACGAGACCACCGGCCCGACCATCATCGAGCGCGGCCAGGGTGTCCGCGTCTTCGACGATTCCGGCAAGGAATACATCGAGGGGCTGGCCAGCCTGTGGTGCGTGTCGCTGGGCTTCGACGAGGAACGCCTGATCGACGCGGCGGTGCGCCAGATGCGCAAGCTGCCGACCTACCACGTCTTCAGCCACAAATCCCACGAAGCCGCCATCGACCTGTCGGAAGCGCTGATCAAGATGGCGCCGGTCCCGATGTCGAAGGTCTTCTTCGCCAATTCCGGGTCGGAAGCCAACGACACCGCCATCAAGCTGATCTGGTACTACAACAACGCGCTCGGACGCCCTGAGAAGAAGAAGATCATCTCGCGGCAGAAGGCGTATCACGGGGTGACCGTGGCGGCGGCCAGCCTGACCGGCCTGCCCAACAACCACCGCGATTTCGACCTGCCCATCGCGCGCATCCTGCACGCCGACTGCCCCCACCACTACCGCTTCGCCGAAGAGGGGGAGAGCGAGGAGGACTTCGCCACCCGTCTGGCCGACAACCTGGAAAAGCTGATCCTGGCCGAAGGGCCGGAGACCATTGCCGCCATGTTCGCCGAGCCGATCATGGGGGCCGGCGGCGTGATCGTCCCGCCCGCCACGTATTTCGACAAGATCCAGGCGGTGTTGAAGAAGTACGACATCCTGCTGGTGGCGGACGAGGTGATCTGCGGCTTCCACCGCACCGGCAACGCCTGGGGCAGCCAGACCTTCGGCCTGAAGCCCGACATCCTGACCTGCGCCAAGGCGCTGTCGTCGGGCTATCTGCCGATTTCGGCGGTGATGGTGTCGGAGGCGGTCTATCAGGCGTGTGTGACGGAGAGCGAGAAGATCGGCATCTTCGGCCACGGCTACACCTATTCCGCCCATCCGGTGTCGGCGGCGGTGGCGCTGGAAACCCTGAAGATCTATGAGGAGCGCGACACGCTGGGCCATGTGCGCGCCGTGGCCCCGCGGCTTCAGGCGGGCTTGCGCGGCCTGCTCAGCCACCCGCTGGTGGGCGAGGCCCGCGGGGTGGGGCTGATCGGTGCGGTGGAACTGGTGGCGGACAAGGACACCCGCGCCGCCTTCGATCCCAAGGCCGGGGTGGGGGCCAAGGTGTCGGCGCTGTGCCAGGAACACGGCCTGATCATCCGCGCCATGGGCGACACCATCGCCGTGTGCCCGCCGCTGATCATCGCCGAGGACGAGATCGACACGCTGTTCACCCGCCTGCGCACCGCGCTGGACGCGGCGCTGCCGCTGGTGAAGGGCTGATTTCACCCTGTTTCCCCTCTCCCCACCGGGGAGAGGGGGATTTTCCATCCGCGCCGCGTCTTGAAAAGATACCGCTCGGTCGGTATCTTTTGCCGTCACCGTGCAACGGGAGGGGCAGCGGGCATGAACGCATCGGTCACGGCCTATGGCTTCCTGGCGGCGGCCATCAGTTGCGAGGTGGTGGGCACCGCGCTGCTGCAGCGGTCCGACCAGTTCTCGCGGCTGCTGCCGGGGGTGGGGACGGTGCTGTTTTACGCCCTGTCGTTCTATTGCCTGTCCCACGCGTTGAAGGTCTTGCCGCTGGGCATCGCCTATGCGATCTGGAGCGGGGTGGGGATCGTCGTCACCGCGTTGATCGGCGTGGCGCTGTTCCGCCAGAGCCTGGACCTTCCGGCGCTGGCGGGCATCGGGCTGATCATCGCCGGGGTGGTGGTGATCAACGCCTTTTCCCGGAGCAGCGCCCACTGACCGACGGACCGATCCAGGGAGCCTCATGACCGCCGGCTACACCCGCAAGAAACAGCCCGCGGCGATCCGGCGGGCGCTGCTGGACCACGCCGCCCGCATCGTGACGGAACAGGGGCTGGCGAACCTGACGGTTCAGGCGGTGGCGGCGGCCGCGGGTGTCACCAAGGGCGGGCTGTTCCACCATTTTCCCACCAAGCAGGCGCTGGTGGACGCGGTGCTGCGCGATCTGCTCGACCGGCTGGACGCCGAGATCGACGCCCTGATGGCCGCCGACCCCGACCCCCATGGGCGTTTCACACGCGCTTATGTGGCGGCGGCCTTCGCCGATCACGCCTCCGCACCGGGCGGGGCGTGGGCGGCGGTATCGCTGTCGATGATGGCCGACACCGCCGTGTCGCGGTTCTGGACCGGCTGGCTGTCGGCCCGGCTGGACCGTCACCGCGCCACCGACGGCGGCCCGGAGATGGAGGTGGTGCGGCTGGCCGCCGACGGCGCGTGGCTGGCGCTGCTGCTGAAGGCCGGCGGCACCCTGGTGGCGGGCGTGCCGGACGTGCGCGCCCGCCTGATGGCCATGACCCGGCGGGGCTGACCCCGCCCTATTGGCCGGCGGGGAGGGAGACCGGGTAAGTGGACGGCTTGCCCCCGGCCACCCCGTCGAACAGCACCAGAACCCGCGTGGTGGGGAACGGGGCCAGCGGCAGCAGGGCTTCCGCCTTGGCCTTCTTCTCCGGCGGGGTCAGTTCGGTGACCAGCCGCGCGCGGTCGGCGTCGGTGTTGTCCAGGTTGACCACGTACACGGCATAGGTCTTCGCCTCTTCCTGCGCCGGGCCGGCCAGCACCAGCAGCCGCCCGTCGGGCAGCGCTGCCAGATCGCGGATGCCCCGGCCGCCCAGGAACAGGGGGATGGTTTCGGAGGCCGGTTCCGGCCCATCGGCGGCGAACAGCGGCGCCACGGCGGTCTTGACCAGAAAGGCGGCCCCGTCCACCACCGGTGCGCGCAGCCCGGCATAGAGCGTGCCGTTCACCACCGCCAGTCCTTCGACGTTCATGCCGTTGTCGGCGGGTTTCTCTTGCAGGCGGGTGCCGTAGAAGGGGCCGACGGTGGCGGCCTTGCGCAGCACCGCCGCCAGCCGGTGGGTCAGGCCGATGGCGGGGGACTCGTCCGTGATCCCGCCGCCCGGCGCGATGCGGGCCAGCACGAAGGTCGAGGGGTTGAACCGGTCGCCGTGGCGGCTGCAGCCGTGCGATCCCGTGATATAGAACCATGGGCCGTCATAGGCCACGGCCTCGCCGTCCAACTCCTTCCAGGGGCCGTTCCGGTCGGCGCAGGCGGTGTCCGGGATGGCGCCGGGGACCGCGGCGGGGCGTTTGTCGGGCAGGACCGGAAAGGAACGGCCCAGCGCCAGCCCGGCGGGCGTCAGCTCCGCCCATTGGGCGGAAAGCCCCTCGTCGGTGACGATCAGGCACCGCTGCCGCTCCGCCGCCGCCGGGGCGCAGGCGATGCCGCTGACGTCCTTCGACGGCTTGCCGCCGGGGGAATCGACGATGGGCCCGTTGGTCAGGGGAAAATCGGTGCCGGTGGCTGGCGCCGCGTGGGCCGGCTCCCCCAGGCACAGGGCAAACCCCATCGCCACCGTCAGCGTGACCATGGAAGCGCGCATGATGATCTCCCCCTTATGTGGTCAACAGGCGTCCTGGGCCGGCATCCGCCCGAACCATTCCCCGTGGAACGCGGCGATGCGGTCCTCCACGCTGCCCAGCACCGCCGGGCGGTCCATCTGGCGCGCACCCTTGTGGGCGGCTTCCGACACGAAACGGTCTTCGGCCAGGACGCGGGTGTTGAAATCGCGCAAGCTGCCGGCCACCGCGTTGCGCGCCGCCCCCCGCTTGCCATCGCCCAGGAACAGCCGGTAGCGCAGCGCGCACCGGTCCGGCGTCAGCGGGTCGTAGGTCTGCAGGCTGAAGAACGCCCCGTGGGTGATGGCGAAGGACAGGTTGGGGAACACGAAATAATGGTCGTAGACCCCGGCCCCGCCGGGGTCGTGGGCCAGCCCCAGCCGCGTGACGATGCCGTCCCACCAGTGGGCGCTGGTGTCCGACAGCCGGGTGGCGCAGCGGGAATGGGCGCCGCAGAACCCCGTCTGCCATTCCTTGACCGTGAAGGGCTTGAAGGTGTCCGGGTGGGTGGCGTCCACGTGATAGACCTCCAGCACGCTTTCGACGCCGATCTTCCAGTTGGCGGTCCAGGTCTGGGTGGCGTCGTCGATCCCGTCGGTGAACAGGTGCCCGGCCCCGTCCAGCACCGTGCCGTAATCGCCCAGCCAGGTGTCGAGGTCCGGCCCGCCGCCCTCCAGCCGGACGAAGACGAAGCGCCCGCGGGCATCCACCTCGTACCGCTCCAGCGCCAGCGCCGCCCGTTCGGCACGCCCGAAGCCGAAGAAGGCGTCGTTGCCGGGAATGCCCACCGGCACCCCGTCGCGGTTGAACAGCCAGGC
This DNA window, taken from Azospirillum fermentarium, encodes the following:
- a CDS encoding AI-2E family transporter, whose amino-acid sequence is MTDPAPSPAPAPDAAGVPPPVRPSPPALTVGVVGLFILALLYTVYFGRDVLLPICLALLLSLLLRPVVRGLYRCGLPDWLGAAVVVVGVCTAGGVAFTTLSIPAAAWVERMPRLVNDLQVKLSDIRESLDRARKASEQIESIAGPSNPQEVVIRGPSLARQVLSHTEAVIANVVIMLVLLYFFLARGRISLETVIGTMRSVDDRVHYALLAATVQQNIAAYLATITIINICLGLATAGAMWAVGLPNPALWGTLAGVLNYIPFIGPGVVTVILALAGALTFDTPAQMLVPPVVFVALTTLEGNVLTPLIVGRRLALNPIAVFVSILFWGWMWGVPGALLAVPILAVFKIVCDAHGPLKAVGAVLGQAPPVPLTGGSAAAPAAGSRR
- a CDS encoding serine hydrolase domain-containing protein — translated: MTAMGLRGRAAGWLPFVLMVVVLVLAGPVRAQNFQGMLNRFIKAESLSGGVLLVSGPMGRSVVAAGMADSEKAVTMTPQSRFYVASVGKMATAVATLQLVQEGRLALSSPIAGLLGTMPTDRIANIKSATLEQVLTHTSGIPDYLNERFSDASSERPDHIWTAAESMAFARGEKPPGRPGQVYDYSNSNYVLLGQVVETADGTSFAESLKRRIFAPAGMTATTVGAGNFRDPTLAHGYTEEDGDVSTYSWTSITGDGPLVTTAEDLERFAFALFRDGRLLSPAMLKTMQTTTDLETAYAMGLEIWDDRWGTAYGHTGSYDGFESEVRYYPERQTVMVFLTNGNQLTDTDLLDKAAAAVFGGQ
- a CDS encoding CreA family protein → MMRVSLTGLAAGLMTAGLLAGAASAETVGCVDTAFKLLGANHKICIEAFDDPEIPGVACHLSQARTGGISGSLGLAEDPSRFSLACRQVGPITLPAKLPAKKEVFDASTGIFFKETRVVRLYDKKRNTLVYLSYSTKLVDGSPMNAISSVPVMPWTGNAPTAEVRN
- a CDS encoding TetR/AcrR family transcriptional regulator, coding for MTAGYTRKKQPAAIRRALLDHAARIVTEQGLANLTVQAVAAAAGVTKGGLFHHFPTKQALVDAVLRDLLDRLDAEIDALMAADPDPHGRFTRAYVAAAFADHASAPGGAWAAVSLSMMADTAVSRFWTGWLSARLDRHRATDGGPEMEVVRLAADGAWLALLLKAGGTLVAGVPDVRARLMAMTRRG
- a CDS encoding N-formylglutamate amidohydrolase, yielding MSFVIEDVLVRHDPAGRRVPVLFDSPHSGTVYPAGFTFACPLVLLRQTEDAYVDELFAAAPEAGVTLLAALFARACVDVNRAVDDIDPAILDGAWPDPLRPSPRSAHGLGLIRTLCRPGVPLYDGRLPVAEVAERIARYYHPYHFQVSSVLDGLAVRFGGVWHVNCHSMPSRLGWDSPRPVGVDFVVGDRDGASSEPEFVAFIAAELRGMGYTVAVNTPFKGVELVSRYANPARNRHSVQLEINRSLYMDEETLQRHAGFEPLRRSLSTLAARIADYAEANVARRAAE
- a CDS encoding DUF3616 domain-containing protein, with the translated sequence MRASMVTLTVAMGFALCLGEPAHAAPATGTDFPLTNGPIVDSPGGKPSKDVSGIACAPAAAERQRCLIVTDEGLSAQWAELTPAGLALGRSFPVLPDKRPAAVPGAIPDTACADRNGPWKELDGEAVAYDGPWFYITGSHGCSRHGDRFNPSTFVLARIAPGGGITDESPAIGLTHRLAAVLRKAATVGPFYGTRLQEKPADNGMNVEGLAVVNGTLYAGLRAPVVDGAAFLVKTAVAPLFAADGPEPASETIPLFLGGRGIRDLAALPDGRLLVLAGPAQEEAKTYAVYVVNLDNTDADRARLVTELTPPEKKAKAEALLPLAPFPTTRVLVLFDGVAGGKPSTYPVSLPAGQ
- a CDS encoding caspase family protein encodes the protein MTRSVLLLVACLGLALGLVGVSWSTPAAAGAPVALVVGNGAYVEAAPLANPPNDARAVAASLTRLGFEVIEGYDLDKRGLEAALRRFGERVPNADIAFAFFAGHGLQVAGKNYLVPVDAKLVREQDLRYEAVPMDTLLEEMQGARKVRIMVLDACRNNPFGDRMARSMGAGRSAAVGRGLARVEGLSVDTLVAYATAADDIALDGNDSNSPFTTALLQHMETPGLDVRLLFGRVRDSVISQTNGKQQPFIYGSLGGSEVMLKPGPTQAAAAAASAGAPARQAGAPAADTTLEVVFWNSIKDSANPADFTAYLEQYPNGAFAPLARNRLRATGAQGGTAGTAPGGAAQPPAPAGTRVAQTVTPVQLSPAGLPPSMAPAPAAPAPVTQTAPVTQTAALSPAAVPPTVTGVNGGGGECRAGERLFAFSDDAWYPATVRGPAGRPGFCVVRFDGYSEDEDEVVSPDRIRPFAGGGPGLPVGACSAGVAVVAESDAVWYPATIVKGTAQGCTVRYDDPGINGESLPLARLRTRP
- a CDS encoding M14 family metallopeptidase, which translates into the protein MFPIVSPVIPVTPTDIAPYRRGNSGIDYVTALDSGRPGPHALINAILHGNEIAGAAAIGRLLRLGLRPARGRLTLVLANTAAYHRFDPAHPYASRFLDEDMNRLWTGSVLDGPRTSQELRRARQLRPFYESADALLDLHSMGGESPPMILCGMQPRGRELARRMGAPGWVVADAGHAAGRRLIEHGPFADPGGTAAAVLVECGQHWRPETAAMAETACLRFLLALDMLDRDRLPEPLAAGLAASPAPPQRFVTVTHTVTAATGRFAFTQPLAGMEVVPVRGTVIAYDGAEPVATPYDACVMIMPARRVHVGQTAVRLGYLEG
- a CDS encoding aspartate aminotransferase family protein, with the protein product MTVIGNSAASRDKAFCFHPYTNLKAHETTGPTIIERGQGVRVFDDSGKEYIEGLASLWCVSLGFDEERLIDAAVRQMRKLPTYHVFSHKSHEAAIDLSEALIKMAPVPMSKVFFANSGSEANDTAIKLIWYYNNALGRPEKKKIISRQKAYHGVTVAAASLTGLPNNHRDFDLPIARILHADCPHHYRFAEEGESEEDFATRLADNLEKLILAEGPETIAAMFAEPIMGAGGVIVPPATYFDKIQAVLKKYDILLVADEVICGFHRTGNAWGSQTFGLKPDILTCAKALSSGYLPISAVMVSEAVYQACVTESEKIGIFGHGYTYSAHPVSAAVALETLKIYEERDTLGHVRAVAPRLQAGLRGLLSHPLVGEARGVGLIGAVELVADKDTRAAFDPKAGVGAKVSALCQEHGLIIRAMGDTIAVCPPLIIAEDEIDTLFTRLRTALDAALPLVKG
- a CDS encoding DMT family transporter; translation: MNASVTAYGFLAAAISCEVVGTALLQRSDQFSRLLPGVGTVLFYALSFYCLSHALKVLPLGIAYAIWSGVGIVVTALIGVALFRQSLDLPALAGIGLIIAGVVVINAFSRSSAH